The following coding sequences are from one Comamonas koreensis window:
- a CDS encoding acetate--CoA ligase family protein, which translates to MSPTSSSLDALFHPRSVALVGASSDPERIGGRPLRFMLEAGFAAPIYPVNRSGALIQGLQSYQKVSDIPFPVDQAIICVPVAGVEEAVRDAIAKGVKAIQVMTAGFAEIDAAGRALQDRIVGLCRAAGVRMLGPNSLGLLNVPARFFSTFSTFLNGAQPQPGSISLATQSGAFGSAAYGLATLRGLGFSKIIATGNEADVDVAESIDYLAGDPDTRIICAAVESCRDGNRLRRALLKAASAGKPVLIMKVGRTELGAAAASTHTGSLAGNDKVYDTVFRECGALRPESIEEMLDIAYLYTVSGVLPANDELGVFTGSGGIGVLMADEAGAQGMELPPLPAPAREATLALLPFAVAANPLDMTAQVTSVASGTARTLGVMLEHTRYGAVLGYLAHVGLSPERFASTQQEIAELAAQHRERLTILVMLALPQVRSALEKQGVAVFEDPTRAVRAVAGLAKIRQRWQALYQLPGSAQPAAPALALDDVHTESGAKRALAAAGLPVPPEHLCSSSAQAAAAAAQVGFPVVVKIVSPDIAHKTEVGGVMLNLQDAAAVERAFATLMDRARTARPDARLDGVLIAPMLSGGVEVILGLHRDPTFGQMVMYGSGGTAVELFQDVALASAPLTADRAQALVDAVRSSQLLRGWRGGPQYDEAALVQALCRLSEFAMQHADSIQSVDINPLMVRTQGAMCLDAVIELRAQTQQVAQP; encoded by the coding sequence ATGAGCCCAACATCTTCGTCCCTCGACGCCTTGTTCCACCCGCGCTCGGTGGCGCTGGTCGGCGCCTCGTCCGATCCCGAGCGCATTGGCGGCCGCCCGCTGCGCTTTATGCTCGAAGCCGGCTTTGCCGCGCCCATCTACCCGGTCAACCGCAGCGGCGCGCTAATCCAGGGCCTGCAGTCCTACCAAAAGGTGTCCGATATCCCGTTCCCGGTCGACCAGGCCATCATCTGCGTGCCGGTGGCCGGGGTGGAAGAGGCCGTGCGCGATGCCATTGCCAAGGGCGTCAAGGCCATCCAGGTGATGACGGCCGGCTTTGCCGAGATTGATGCGGCCGGCCGCGCGCTGCAGGACCGCATTGTCGGCCTGTGCCGCGCAGCCGGTGTGCGCATGCTGGGCCCCAACTCGCTGGGCCTGCTTAATGTGCCGGCGCGCTTTTTCTCGACCTTCTCCACCTTTCTCAACGGCGCCCAGCCCCAGCCGGGCTCCATCTCGCTGGCCACGCAAAGCGGCGCCTTTGGCTCGGCCGCCTATGGTCTGGCCACCTTGCGCGGCCTGGGTTTCAGCAAGATCATCGCGACGGGCAATGAGGCCGATGTTGATGTGGCCGAGAGCATTGACTACCTGGCAGGCGACCCGGACACGCGCATCATCTGCGCGGCGGTCGAATCCTGCCGCGACGGCAACCGCCTGCGCCGCGCCTTGCTCAAGGCAGCCAGCGCCGGCAAGCCGGTGCTGATCATGAAGGTAGGGCGCACCGAGCTGGGTGCCGCCGCTGCCTCCACCCACACCGGGTCGCTGGCCGGCAATGACAAGGTCTACGACACGGTGTTCCGCGAGTGCGGCGCCCTGCGGCCCGAGTCCATCGAGGAGATGCTGGACATCGCCTACCTCTATACCGTGAGCGGCGTGCTGCCGGCCAATGACGAGCTGGGTGTCTTCACCGGCTCGGGCGGCATCGGCGTGCTGATGGCCGACGAGGCGGGCGCCCAGGGCATGGAGCTGCCACCCTTGCCCGCCCCCGCGCGCGAGGCCACCCTGGCGCTGCTGCCTTTTGCGGTGGCCGCCAACCCGCTGGACATGACGGCCCAGGTCACCTCGGTGGCCAGTGGCACCGCGCGCACGCTGGGCGTGATGCTGGAGCACACGCGCTATGGCGCAGTGCTGGGCTACCTGGCCCATGTGGGCCTGTCGCCCGAGCGCTTTGCCAGCACCCAGCAAGAGATTGCGGAACTGGCTGCGCAGCACCGCGAGCGCCTGACCATCCTGGTGATGCTGGCCTTGCCCCAGGTGCGCAGCGCGCTGGAGAAGCAGGGCGTGGCCGTGTTCGAGGACCCGACCCGCGCCGTGCGCGCCGTTGCCGGCCTGGCCAAGATCCGCCAACGCTGGCAGGCGCTGTACCAGCTGCCCGGCAGCGCGCAGCCTGCCGCGCCCGCCTTGGCGCTGGACGATGTACATACCGAAAGCGGCGCCAAGCGCGCGCTGGCAGCCGCTGGCCTGCCGGTGCCGCCCGAGCACCTGTGCAGCAGTTCCGCACAAGCTGCCGCTGCCGCAGCGCAGGTGGGTTTCCCGGTGGTGGTCAAGATTGTCTCGCCCGACATTGCGCACAAGACCGAGGTCGGCGGCGTCATGCTCAATCTGCAAGATGCCGCCGCCGTCGAACGCGCCTTTGCGACCTTGATGGACCGCGCGCGCACAGCGCGGCCCGATGCCCGGCTGGACGGCGTGCTGATTGCCCCGATGCTGAGCGGCGGCGTGGAGGTGATCCTGGGCCTGCACCGCGACCCGACCTTTGGCCAGATGGTCATGTATGGCAGCGGCGGCACAGCGGTGGAGCTGTTCCAGGATGTGGCGCTGGCATCGGCACCACTCACCGCAGACCGCGCCCAGGCGCTGGTCGATGCGGTGCGCTCCAGCCAGCTGCTGCGCGGCTGGCGCGGCGGCCCGCAGTATGACGAGGCTGCGCTGGTGCAGGCGCTGTGCCGGCTGTCGGAGTTTGCGATGCAGCATGCTGACAGCATCCAGAGCGTGGACATCAACCCGCTGATGGTGCGCACCCAGGGCGCCATGTGCCTGGATGCGGTGATCGAGCTGCGCGCGCAGACGCAGCAGGTGGCACAGCCATGA
- a CDS encoding nuclear transport factor 2 family protein → MSSEARLAQLEAQFQALCDREAIREALYSYCRGIDRGDEAALRAAYWPDATDRHGAYQGSAEGFIQAALPQLAKGRYIHNIANLSIQLNGDAAAVEAYFLAYQTDSDAAGAPRATFLCGRYVDLFTCRATATAAREWRVAKRVVVYDWQDIWAAPTQDEATRFGRRLPLGARAPDDPWYALMREVAMPASP, encoded by the coding sequence ATGAGCAGCGAAGCCAGGCTGGCCCAACTGGAGGCGCAGTTCCAGGCGCTCTGCGACCGCGAGGCGATCCGCGAAGCACTCTACTCCTACTGCCGGGGCATTGACCGGGGCGACGAAGCGGCGCTGCGCGCCGCCTACTGGCCCGATGCCACGGACCGCCATGGCGCCTACCAGGGCAGTGCGGAAGGCTTTATCCAGGCGGCGCTGCCCCAGCTGGCCAAGGGGCGCTATATCCACAACATCGCCAATCTGTCGATCCAGCTGAATGGCGATGCCGCTGCGGTGGAGGCGTATTTTCTGGCCTACCAGACGGACAGCGATGCCGCCGGCGCACCACGCGCCACCTTCTTGTGCGGCCGCTATGTCGATCTGTTTACCTGCCGCGCCACGGCCACCGCCGCGCGCGAATGGCGGGTGGCCAAGCGCGTGGTGGTTTACGACTGGCAGGACATCTGGGCCGCGCCCACGCAGGACGAAGCCACGCGCTTTGGCCGGCGCCTGCCCCTAGGCGCCAGGGCGCCTGATGACCCCTGGTACGCGTTGATGCGCGAGGTGGCCATGCCCGCTAGCCCATAG
- a CDS encoding porin, which yields MKANKPRLHPLLAALIASAAAGGAAAQTAQTQELKQITSPAGGLASGGSSSVQVYGLIDSSVASVSMQGQRATKLESGHMMGSRLGFKGSEDLGGGLRANFQLEMGINTSNGAQQQNQGFGAKAFGRGSLISLTGNFGELRMGRTLASLPTEVQAVGDPFGLGGGGNLQGIQPSPGRQNNNILYQSPSIGGFIGKAAYTISEYTRQSIDIEHRAHQYTLALFYKNDAWSAAVSATRMTNPTDGSATRYFNSALAYDFKAFKLFGSFATFKNPGAAITPTVNTGLDNSGQLAGFPSVGYYEGQDDRSFSIGASVKLGPGTLLLNAIDLNDTGPLNRDARQYGVAYLYPMSKRTTLYTDYGYVKNKNGAGYTLTGAVTAAGFTNNGNSNAYRVGIIHSF from the coding sequence ATGAAAGCCAACAAGCCCAGACTTCATCCGCTGCTCGCAGCACTCATCGCCTCTGCAGCGGCCGGGGGCGCGGCGGCGCAAACCGCGCAGACCCAGGAGCTCAAGCAGATCACCTCGCCGGCCGGGGGGCTGGCCTCGGGCGGCAGCAGCTCGGTGCAGGTCTATGGCCTGATCGACAGCAGCGTGGCCAGCGTATCGATGCAGGGCCAGCGCGCCACCAAGCTGGAGAGCGGCCACATGATGGGCTCGCGCCTGGGCTTCAAGGGCAGCGAGGACCTGGGCGGCGGCCTGCGGGCCAACTTCCAGCTGGAGATGGGTATCAACACCTCCAACGGCGCGCAGCAGCAAAACCAGGGCTTTGGCGCCAAGGCCTTTGGCCGGGGCTCGCTGATCAGCCTGACCGGCAACTTTGGCGAGCTGCGCATGGGCCGCACCCTGGCATCGCTGCCGACCGAGGTGCAGGCCGTCGGTGACCCCTTTGGCCTGGGTGGCGGTGGCAACCTGCAGGGCATCCAGCCCTCGCCCGGCCGGCAGAACAACAACATCCTCTACCAAAGCCCGTCGATCGGCGGCTTTATCGGCAAGGCGGCCTATACCATCAGCGAATACACGCGCCAGAGCATCGACATCGAGCACCGTGCCCACCAGTACACCCTGGCGCTGTTCTACAAGAACGATGCCTGGAGCGCAGCCGTATCGGCCACGCGCATGACCAACCCCACCGATGGCTCGGCGACGCGCTATTTCAACTCGGCGCTGGCCTATGACTTCAAGGCCTTCAAGCTGTTTGGCTCGTTTGCCACCTTCAAGAACCCGGGCGCCGCCATCACGCCCACGGTGAACACCGGCCTGGACAACAGCGGCCAGCTCGCCGGCTTCCCCTCCGTGGGCTACTACGAGGGCCAGGACGACCGCAGCTTCTCGATCGGCGCCTCCGTCAAGCTCGGCCCAGGCACCTTGCTGCTCAATGCCATCGACCTGAACGACACTGGCCCATTGAACCGCGATGCGCGCCAGTACGGCGTGGCCTACCTGTACCCGATGTCCAAGCGCACCACCTTGTACACGGACTACGGCTATGTGAAGAACAAGAACGGCGCCGGCTACACCTTGACCGGTGCGGTGACCGCAGCGGGCTTTACCAACAACGGCAACAGCAATGCCTACCGGGTGGGCATCATCCACAGCTTCTGA
- a CDS encoding TetR/AcrR family transcriptional regulator — translation MQKNTTKPSDAPEEGSSTRMRVEDRKEQLIEIAVRLFASKGFDGTSLRDIADEAQITKAALYYHFPNKDALYESILVDGMRTLVNYVSTAMGKVASPEGKVREFMLSSADYMDRNRDSWIAGSNMFWFGDNAKPRTENLALRDQYEKLLRDAIKQAVDSEVFQKVDPTIASRMLLAVLNQLPRWHSPTGRLSARQVVQQYIDMIFQGLLASNPAR, via the coding sequence ATGCAAAAAAACACGACGAAACCCTCCGACGCCCCCGAAGAAGGCAGCAGCACGCGCATGCGTGTGGAAGACCGGAAAGAGCAACTGATAGAGATAGCGGTCCGGCTGTTTGCCAGCAAGGGCTTTGACGGTACCTCGCTGCGCGACATTGCCGACGAAGCCCAGATCACCAAGGCGGCGCTCTACTACCACTTCCCCAACAAGGATGCGCTCTACGAAAGCATCCTCGTCGATGGCATGCGCACCCTTGTCAACTATGTGTCTACAGCCATGGGCAAGGTGGCCAGCCCCGAGGGCAAGGTGCGCGAGTTCATGCTGTCGTCGGCCGACTACATGGACCGCAACCGCGACTCCTGGATCGCCGGCTCCAACATGTTCTGGTTTGGCGACAATGCCAAGCCCCGCACCGAGAACCTGGCCCTGCGCGACCAGTACGAAAAACTGCTGCGCGATGCAATCAAGCAAGCCGTGGACAGCGAGGTGTTCCAGAAGGTGGACCCCACCATTGCCAGCCGCATGCTGCTGGCCGTGCTCAACCAGCTGCCCCGCTGGCACTCGCCCACTGGGCGGCTCAGCGCCCGCCAGGTGGTGCAGCAGTACATTGACATGATTTTCCAGGGGCTGCTCGCCAGCAATCCCGCTCGCTAA
- a CDS encoding enoyl-CoA hydratase/isomerase family protein, which produces MAYNTLIVDIKDKIAVVTLNRPPVNAQNKEFRNEIMELFDELSDRDDVACIVLTGTGKVFSAGADIRERPNLAGEPGAYGRHNRLVRESNNAIMECSKPIIAAINGPALGAGFGLVMASDIWVASEDAYFSMPEINVGLAGGVTFLQRYFSQSRARRMFFTGMKVSAQEMYRLGLIEACLPADQLMPYAMEMAREIASKSPIALRLAKEAARMTLLMPTRDAYRYEQGNTVALSKTEDTREAQQAFLEKREPVYKGR; this is translated from the coding sequence ATGGCCTACAACACGCTCATCGTCGATATCAAGGACAAGATTGCCGTTGTCACCCTCAACCGCCCGCCCGTCAACGCGCAGAACAAGGAGTTCCGCAACGAGATCATGGAGCTGTTTGACGAGCTGTCCGACCGCGACGATGTGGCCTGCATCGTGCTCACGGGCACAGGCAAGGTGTTCTCGGCCGGTGCCGACATTCGCGAACGCCCCAACTTGGCGGGAGAGCCCGGTGCCTATGGCCGCCACAACCGCCTGGTGCGCGAGTCGAACAACGCGATCATGGAATGCTCCAAGCCCATCATTGCGGCGATCAACGGCCCAGCGCTGGGGGCTGGCTTTGGGCTGGTGATGGCTTCGGACATCTGGGTGGCCTCGGAAGACGCCTATTTCTCGATGCCTGAAATCAATGTGGGCCTGGCGGGGGGCGTGACGTTCTTGCAGCGCTATTTCAGCCAGTCGCGTGCACGCCGCATGTTCTTTACCGGCATGAAGGTGTCGGCGCAAGAGATGTACCGCCTGGGCCTGATCGAGGCCTGCCTGCCCGCCGACCAGCTGATGCCCTATGCGATGGAGATGGCGCGCGAGATCGCATCCAAGAGCCCTATCGCTTTGCGCCTGGCCAAGGAAGCTGCGCGCATGACCTTGCTGATGCCCACGCGTGATGCCTACCGTTATGAGCAAGGCAACACCGTGGCACTGTCCAAGACGGAAGACACGCGCGAGGCGCAGCAGGCGTTTTTGGAAAAGCGCGAGCCGGTCTACAAGGGCCGCTAA
- a CDS encoding RNA-directed DNA polymerase encodes MSIIKSQFQALPPQWNRLVNVVVLSQAWKKSHAFIRQHNWYADVLELDASALNLEDRLNEWAKQLEKRNFKTDDLRLVPAPKNARWDFQTPTPSELLLDEAVDDINRPHFNEWRPRVAMENDTLIGESSDMAGALKLRPLAHISVRDQTLATAVMACLAEAVETAQGNPSGTDDEGRMSRLVVSYGNRLHCSWVKSQTGEDEATFSWGNGKTYRQYFQDYRTFLARPRQVCAELSPRISVRRELFVVSLDIKSFFDNIDQNALVKELQVLEAEHADRKGLPQELSSDAKFWNSAKKILKWQWQQSEHDQSDLIGGVNCTELPLGIPQGLVAAGFLANAYLVRFDRIMQEKALAVAPLDFPLILLDQNLEIHIRDYCRYVDDMRIVVEARGGLTPESLTAIKERVECTVGKLLQDHCKKLGAEKKLEFSSHKSDAKPYRAMAAQSHVSALMELLKGEVSGTFDLESLTQAAGGLDGLLWMSDQIDEEEEKRSRSRMGLANIAVTNTDVRDDTVKRFVASRLTQVLRHRLAMTDREGLVKGGSSLSDKVTLGQLLSHEFESSARKLINCWAQNPALALLLRCGLDLFPHPRLLSPILEALEIKLFHPPAEPTLDQRREIKTAQYITADIFRAGAIETGFRQSEDYPDGIDSDGYREDLAAFARRIIERSSTLPWYVLQQAMLYLSSMDDYCFIGAVKVKDEQLDSYFILQKVAQFQTVTPNEVQEALPFALVAQQLHPNIKRFGTWFTEVLRSAPPEITSSVVKTVCLNRPDLILSAMKARGAATNWKQYIPRSLMETSRVAGATTTIENGAQTTAPLSMIIAQPSNPFSQENGVLMLAAALLRKEGIEKLLANGLGVADITLECKEWPGLHAVPIDSEYLLVSKIDSPDRSDPLCEIPEWVDDDKAWLYGLGRILRSALTGEIDFTSRRYLVTEDFGRYSGLRSTWYLRRFGLMNSGRALFDEPAPVSPWLSGLLSCLLQWPGVDFRADGRDEIFSVKNRTDLLTYVEKRMHVQAALFGPRSRTPMYVVPVDDHRPLVDRPLRVAIVQPMRPRLDEFNMKDPTHWTPKAIAEHRRHLAEVCRLTHQKLKTWASATQNFENDSSSEPIVDLLVFPELAIHPEHTFLLRRLSDDLKANIFAGLTFFDSPRAGGTINQGLWIIREESEAHGRTFQYVWQGKKHPMKLEAKMGIKGYRPHMTLVELPIGAQTRTRVAAAICFDATDLDLVADLRDRSDVFLVAALNQDVQTFDNMVAALHFHMYQPVILANSGEFGGSTAQVPLPKHDRLVAHVHGNQQVAVSVFEIDPSLFKSTATAKAHKEKKSPPAGYKGRPV; translated from the coding sequence ATGAGTATAATTAAAAGCCAGTTTCAAGCGCTACCTCCTCAATGGAATCGACTTGTAAATGTAGTAGTTCTCTCCCAAGCCTGGAAGAAATCACACGCATTTATCCGTCAGCATAATTGGTATGCAGATGTACTTGAGCTCGATGCTTCTGCACTGAACCTTGAAGATCGCCTAAATGAATGGGCTAAACAACTTGAAAAGCGAAACTTCAAGACGGATGACCTTCGATTAGTTCCTGCTCCCAAAAATGCACGATGGGATTTTCAAACACCGACGCCATCCGAGCTTTTGCTTGATGAAGCGGTGGACGATATAAACCGTCCACACTTCAATGAGTGGCGACCCAGAGTGGCAATGGAGAATGATACTCTTATAGGAGAAAGTTCCGATATGGCTGGCGCGCTGAAGCTTAGGCCACTTGCACATATTTCTGTACGCGATCAGACACTTGCTACCGCGGTTATGGCTTGCTTAGCAGAAGCAGTGGAAACCGCTCAAGGAAATCCCTCAGGAACTGACGACGAGGGGCGTATGAGTCGCCTCGTGGTCAGCTATGGCAACCGACTTCATTGCTCTTGGGTGAAGTCGCAAACCGGAGAAGATGAAGCTACTTTTTCTTGGGGTAACGGTAAAACCTATCGCCAGTATTTTCAGGACTATCGGACATTCCTCGCAAGACCTCGACAGGTATGTGCTGAACTTTCTCCACGGATAAGCGTGCGTCGTGAGCTTTTTGTGGTTTCGTTGGATATTAAATCTTTCTTCGACAACATTGATCAAAATGCGCTGGTGAAAGAACTACAGGTCCTCGAAGCAGAGCATGCAGATCGAAAAGGGCTGCCTCAAGAGCTATCTTCGGATGCAAAATTCTGGAATTCAGCTAAAAAAATTCTCAAATGGCAGTGGCAGCAAAGCGAACATGACCAATCTGACCTAATTGGCGGCGTTAATTGCACCGAACTGCCATTAGGCATCCCTCAAGGGCTAGTAGCGGCCGGGTTCTTAGCAAATGCCTACCTAGTACGTTTTGACCGTATTATGCAAGAGAAAGCATTAGCAGTCGCGCCGTTGGACTTCCCACTAATCTTACTCGATCAAAATCTTGAGATTCATATCCGTGATTACTGCCGCTATGTTGATGACATGAGAATCGTCGTTGAAGCGCGAGGAGGCCTCACACCCGAGAGCTTGACGGCAATTAAAGAGCGGGTTGAATGCACAGTTGGAAAACTCCTTCAGGACCACTGCAAAAAACTAGGAGCCGAAAAGAAACTTGAATTCTCTTCTCACAAGTCAGATGCAAAACCCTATCGAGCTATGGCAGCCCAAAGTCATGTTTCAGCATTGATGGAGCTACTCAAGGGAGAGGTTAGCGGAACGTTTGACTTAGAGTCGCTAACTCAGGCTGCCGGTGGCCTTGACGGCCTTCTCTGGATGTCAGACCAAATAGATGAGGAAGAGGAAAAACGGAGTCGCTCGCGGATGGGGTTAGCCAATATAGCGGTGACAAATACCGATGTCAGGGATGATACTGTTAAGCGCTTCGTTGCATCTAGACTAACTCAGGTATTACGACATCGTCTCGCGATGACTGATCGGGAAGGTTTAGTGAAGGGTGGAAGCTCACTCTCAGACAAAGTTACTCTAGGGCAGCTTCTCTCCCATGAGTTTGAGTCATCTGCTAGAAAGCTCATTAATTGCTGGGCTCAGAACCCTGCGCTGGCACTACTACTTCGATGCGGATTGGATTTATTTCCTCACCCTCGTCTTTTATCCCCTATTCTTGAAGCATTGGAAATCAAACTCTTTCACCCTCCAGCCGAACCTACCCTTGACCAGCGTCGTGAGATTAAGACGGCTCAATACATTACTGCAGATATCTTTCGTGCAGGGGCCATCGAGACTGGATTTAGACAATCCGAGGATTATCCTGATGGCATCGATTCGGATGGCTATCGCGAGGATCTAGCGGCGTTTGCTAGACGTATTATAGAGAGGTCCTCAACGCTCCCTTGGTACGTGCTTCAACAGGCAATGCTTTACTTATCGTCAATGGATGACTATTGTTTTATAGGAGCGGTAAAGGTCAAGGATGAACAACTGGATTCATATTTTATCTTGCAGAAGGTCGCACAATTCCAGACTGTAACGCCAAACGAAGTACAGGAGGCTCTTCCATTCGCACTAGTGGCACAACAGCTGCACCCCAATATTAAGCGGTTTGGGACCTGGTTCACAGAGGTTCTTCGTTCAGCGCCTCCGGAGATAACATCTAGTGTAGTCAAAACGGTATGTCTAAATAGACCAGATCTCATTTTAAGCGCTATGAAAGCGCGTGGCGCAGCCACGAATTGGAAGCAATACATTCCTCGCTCGCTTATGGAAACTAGTCGTGTTGCAGGGGCCACTACGACGATCGAGAATGGCGCGCAGACCACCGCCCCACTTTCCATGATTATCGCGCAGCCGAGCAACCCTTTCTCGCAAGAGAATGGAGTACTCATGCTTGCCGCAGCGCTACTAAGGAAAGAGGGTATTGAAAAGCTTCTAGCAAATGGGCTAGGTGTAGCCGACATTACTCTCGAGTGCAAGGAATGGCCAGGACTTCATGCTGTTCCGATAGATTCAGAGTATTTGTTAGTTTCAAAAATAGATTCACCTGACCGTTCAGATCCGCTGTGCGAGATACCCGAGTGGGTCGATGATGATAAAGCGTGGCTGTATGGCTTAGGAAGAATCTTGCGGTCGGCTCTTACGGGCGAGATTGATTTTACCTCGCGTCGATATCTCGTAACAGAGGATTTTGGTCGCTATTCAGGCCTGAGAAGTACATGGTATCTGCGACGTTTCGGATTAATGAACTCTGGAAGAGCGTTATTCGACGAACCCGCCCCTGTTTCCCCTTGGCTCTCTGGGCTTCTGTCCTGTCTTCTTCAATGGCCTGGCGTGGACTTTCGAGCGGATGGACGGGACGAGATTTTCTCCGTGAAAAATCGTACAGACCTTCTGACTTATGTCGAAAAGCGAATGCACGTTCAGGCTGCTTTGTTTGGACCTCGAAGCAGAACGCCCATGTATGTTGTACCCGTCGACGACCATCGACCTTTGGTAGATCGTCCACTCCGCGTAGCTATTGTTCAGCCTATGCGGCCACGCCTTGATGAGTTCAATATGAAGGATCCCACGCACTGGACGCCGAAAGCTATTGCAGAACATCGGAGGCATCTCGCAGAAGTTTGTCGGCTCACACATCAGAAGCTTAAGACATGGGCCAGCGCCACACAAAATTTCGAGAACGATAGTAGTTCTGAGCCTATCGTGGATCTACTTGTTTTTCCCGAACTAGCTATCCATCCTGAACACACGTTTCTCCTCAGACGCCTGTCGGATGATCTCAAAGCAAATATTTTCGCAGGTCTCACATTCTTTGATTCCCCGCGTGCAGGAGGAACTATCAATCAAGGCCTGTGGATTATTCGCGAGGAATCTGAGGCACACGGCCGAACGTTCCAGTATGTATGGCAGGGGAAAAAGCATCCTATGAAACTTGAAGCAAAAATGGGCATTAAGGGATATAGACCACACATGACACTGGTTGAGCTTCCTATCGGAGCACAAACTCGCACGAGAGTTGCAGCCGCGATTTGCTTCGACGCCACGGACCTAGACCTTGTAGCCGATCTTCGTGACAGATCCGACGTTTTTCTAGTTGCAGCTCTAAATCAAGATGTTCAGACCTTCGACAATATGGTCGCAGCACTGCATTTCCACATGTACCAGCCTGTTATTCTGGCAAACTCAGGAGAGTTTGGAGGATCAACGGCTCAGGTTCCTTTGCCCAAGCATGATCGACTCGTCGCTCACGTACACGGCAATCAACAAGTCGCGGTCAGTGTTTTCGAGATAGATCCTTCATTATTCAAGTCAACTGCAACAGCTAAAGCACATAAAGAGAAGAAGTCACCACCGGCTGGCTACAAGGGACGTCCGGTTTGA
- a CDS encoding ATP-binding protein codes for MTIFVAGVHGAGKTFATKPACKNLGLVHATASQLIQEERGQATWDRMKVVSDVDRNQAALISAVRRIRASGSTLVIDGHFVLRRAPGIHERLPIDVFRALECSSVLLIRSPVPVLLERLHARQDMSWSEAELADFNKAEDSHSVEVTEILGIPFKTLDSPSPQEVETWLKQVSKIESIRHFR; via the coding sequence ATGACCATCTTCGTCGCAGGAGTCCATGGCGCGGGGAAAACCTTTGCCACGAAGCCAGCCTGTAAAAATCTAGGCTTGGTGCATGCTACGGCCAGTCAACTAATTCAAGAGGAGCGAGGACAGGCCACGTGGGACAGGATGAAGGTGGTGTCTGACGTTGACCGGAACCAGGCAGCGCTCATCTCGGCCGTCAGACGTATCCGCGCGAGTGGCTCGACACTTGTCATAGACGGCCACTTTGTGCTTCGACGAGCGCCAGGCATTCATGAAAGGCTGCCTATCGACGTTTTCCGCGCACTGGAGTGCTCGTCTGTCTTATTGATCCGTAGTCCGGTGCCAGTTTTGCTTGAGCGCCTGCATGCAAGGCAGGACATGAGCTGGTCTGAAGCTGAACTTGCTGATTTCAATAAGGCTGAGGACAGCCATAGCGTTGAAGTAACTGAGATTTTGGGCATCCCCTTTAAGACTCTCGACTCGCCAAGCCCCCAGGAGGTCGAGACATGGTTAAAACAGGTCTCTAAAATTGAGTCGATTAGGCATTTTAGATAA
- a CDS encoding ASCH domain-containing protein has product MTRFQECLQPQGPRAVLLSVKPRFAEQILAGTKTVEFRRSWAAEPVGLAVIYSSSPVQCLVGIVEIDGTISASPASVWTKCRVRGPGLERKELMEYFADKSQAYGILLGKLTSPERPIRPKSLFKGFRPPQSFRYLTTAELRRIGKHFGLAEESK; this is encoded by the coding sequence ATGACGCGTTTTCAAGAGTGCTTGCAGCCGCAGGGGCCTAGGGCCGTTCTGCTTTCCGTCAAGCCAAGGTTTGCCGAGCAGATATTGGCGGGAACCAAAACAGTGGAGTTTCGTCGGTCATGGGCTGCCGAGCCCGTTGGGCTGGCTGTCATTTATTCCAGCTCTCCGGTCCAGTGTCTAGTCGGAATCGTGGAGATTGATGGGACGATTAGCGCGTCACCTGCGTCCGTCTGGACGAAATGCCGCGTGCGTGGACCGGGCCTCGAACGCAAGGAGCTAATGGAGTATTTCGCAGACAAGAGCCAAGCCTATGGCATCTTGCTCGGAAAGCTGACCAGTCCGGAAAGGCCGATTCGACCAAAGTCACTGTTTAAAGGGTTCCGACCACCACAGTCCTTTCGCTACTTGACTACAGCAGAACTGCGCCGCATCGGCAAGCATTTCGGCCTAGCGGAGGAGTCCAAATGA